In the Arachis hypogaea cultivar Tifrunner chromosome 20, arahy.Tifrunner.gnm2.J5K5, whole genome shotgun sequence genome, CTCGCTTTTGGAGTTTTGTAATTGTGTCGACAACACTATTCATTGCTTCCACAAAGTCACTTGAATTCTTACAGGCCAAATCCATCAACCTAGAACACTCAGCACCCAACACACCTAAACGACACTTTAGTACCTTATCAGAATCACTTGGATCATCGACGTTTGACTTCATGAAGTCACTCTAGGCATTCTTCGTCCAACGCTTGCACACAAGCTTTCTGGAATAACTTCAACGTGTTGGTGCTTTAGGCAGGCGAATATATGCATGCAGGGAATTCCTCTATTTTCGAACCACTTACACTCGCAACGGAGAATCCCCCGAACTCTGTCAAACTCAACCACATGATGAATCTCTGGCACTCCAAAAATGTTACACTTGAAGTATAGTTTTCCACCATCCTGAATTACCAACTCTGTATTCATTGCACAAGCACCCTCAATTTCCTTCCTGACCTCCCGGAACATTTTACGAGTGAAAGTCTTTGCAGCAAAATCTTCAAGTGTCGGCAAAGAAGTCACAAGTACTGGAGCGGTATATTTACTATTGAACTCTGCGACTCTTTCATTGTTCCTGTAATGGCTAACCACGGTCTCCATGTTATTGATGAATTCAAGAAGGGTATCTTTCTTTCTCACATATGCTTTTATTAGAGAGTTAATCCCTTCACACTGGGATGTTGTCCTGATTCGCCCAAAAAATTGGTCCCTCAAATATTCAAGAGCCCATAGATTCCTCATCTCATAGGTTTGGACGACCCAAGAGTTGCTTGATAAGTTATACCTGGCCACCATGTCTTCCCACCTGACCTTAAACTCTTCAACACTCACATTGGCATAAATCAATTGCTTGAAGTCCATTAGAAATCCACTGTTCTTAACCTTCTCGCATGCATTCCTATGTAAGTGCCATGCACATAGTCGTTGTGTTGCAGAAGGAAAGACCTGTTTAATTGCTTCTCTCATTGAAAGATCTCCGTCGGTGACAACTGCCGTAGGGTGTTTACTCCCCATTGCTTCCAAAAAAGTTTCCAAGAGCCACTTGTATGAACCAATATCCTCATTAACAAGAATACCACAACCGAATACGACGGTCTGCCCATGATGATTGCTACCAGAAAATATAACAAGTGGTTTATTGTAGACATTCCTATTGTAAGTCAAATCAAACGTCAACACATCCCCAAAGCACTCATAATCAATGCGGCTAGTCCCATCAACCCAGAACAAATTTTCCAATTGATTCTCATTACTTAATGTGTACTTGCCAAAGAAATAAGAATCGTTCCCAGCTTTACCTCTCAGATAGCTTATTGCAGCATTTGCATCACCACCCTTCACCTTTTCCTTCCTATATTGAGTAATGAGGTTGTACATGTCTTTTTGGTTGAATGGCAAGTTTGCATATCCACCTTTTTGAGTAGCCAAGTATCCCAAGATGTGACAGGTCCTGATGCCTATGTCGTGCAAATTCTTCGCTTGAGCTTTATCCGATACACTGAATGTGCGATACTCAGGCATCATGCTAACGTCGAGTGGAGCAACTAATTCATGAGAGTGCTCTTCGTAGAACGAAACAACCTTCCATTGTTGAATTTTTTATCTAGTCTTGCACGAATTCTAGCCGGGCAACAACTTCGAGTTAGGGGTCGGTGGTCCCTGATTCTTTCGTCCTTTTCAACCTCTTCCTTTCTTGAGCCCGCCTGATTGTAAACAATTTGGCGCATAATTACGGAACCATCGCTATCGCGTCTGACTTCATCCAACCTCACAGCGAAACCGTGCATCATTGCATAAGTCTTGTAGAATCGATAGACAGCTTCCTCATCTGTAAACTGAAGTTGCATGATATCTTCTCGTGACAGCTCTGCTATTCTCTTATCTTAAGGTCTATCTTCATCAGCCTCTGAATCGTCGTCTAAAAAGTCTGGATCGTCTCCTCTAGGGAACCCAACATCGGAGTCTGATCCGAAAAAATCGCTATCCGACGGATCCATCTCCCAAAAACGaagatacacctccaatttataaaaaaaacaaacacatcATGACACAATTAACATTTCAAAGATATGTAGACTACAAAAATTACCACTAATTCACATAAAATACAGCAACACCTTTTAAGGAACTAAAAGTTTTTAATACAATCCATCCAAGTGTATTTACTTTTATGTCCCTCGTTTGGTTGACTATCTTCTTTGTATCTTAAAGATCTAAGCATAACAACATATATTtagattactttttttttaaatgagcATCAATGATTTCATCACTTTAGAATTTCATTTGTAATGGTCTGTACGAAATAGAATGACATTCTCACCAAAATTGAGGTGGCTACGGTGGTTGGCGTGGCTGCAGTGCTGCGGGAAGCGGGGCTCGGTAAATGGGTGGGTAGAGCTTGATTTgcctttttctttcaattcagaGAGGAATGGGGCTGAGGTGCATTGAGTTTCtgcaaaatgataaaaaaatataacttaactTTTTTAATGCTTACAGAAATTATATATCCAGTcctcttataaaaatatttaattacaaagttGTCCTATTTTAGTTAAGATATtaactcaaactaaaactaaacatccATAATAATAAGCATTAAATCATATCCAGATTCAACATGTATAGCATTTAGTTCAGTTAGTACAAGCAACTACATTTATCCCATAAAACATCActaaccaataataaactgtTATTTAGAATATCCAAAAATTATGTACATTTATTTCATCCAAGCCTATATAAATCAGACTTCAGATCCATACTTTGTTCTTTCCTAGAATAAACAATTCGATGGAGTCCTCAATAAATCTATGTTCTACACAATTCAAATAAGAGACAACGGAGTATCAATTTAAGACGCATCCATGTCCCAGGTTCCCCgcaccttttttttatttttaaatatcatttcTTTTCTCAGTAAGAGCATATGTAAAACtacattaaatacaataaatcagAGGAATGAAAGAGTCAAAATAATGTCATAGTCCGTACTCCATATAATATCCTCACTGCCTGAATATAGTATGTTGTCTAGTTGAAAATGTGTACTATAATATCGGTGCCCAAGATTCAGAAAAGAGTTCATATAGTTACAGTTTTCAGGATCTCATACTCTAACATGCAAGATGATTATTAGGTATACATAACATCAGCTAGTAACAAGAAGAGTGTGGCATTCTTATGTCTAATACATTTCAAACTCTTACCAAATCTTACCCTTTGCAATTCTGGAAAAGTTTAATCTATATCAAGTAACGAATTCATATATACTGGATtaaactgcaaaaattaaagaaaaaaaaaaccacgtGCAAAAGCACCATTCCTAGAGGAGGTAATTTATACAGTCTAACATAATAAATGCATCCATGACCAATTACACGACATAATCTCGTGACCTTAAGGTCATACAAAGATAACTCAACCATTGCTCCAAGACATCTCTTTTATCAAAATGCAAATAGTTGAAGATAAATTTCAAACCAGCATAACAGCACCTTTTCTGTTTGTTGTACAGTATTGTAAGACCTCGTGTAATGCCACTGGTTTGATATCTAACACTACCTCCAACCAGGTTACAAGAGTAGGATCAACAGCTGCAAGAAATGCAGTGGGGTCATGAAGGTAAACCCCTgcacagaaaaatacacatacattagagaaaaaaaaagcaaaaaaaaaaaaacaggttaAAGGCAGTATAAAATGCAGAGGCAGCATCTGAAAAACCAAGGATTTTCCCGTTTCAGAAACAGAAACGTCTACCCAAAACATGTTATAGTTGTGAGCTCAAGTTAAAGATAACTATAACAACAAGAAAAGATTATAATTACTATAAGTGAATTATATTAATTTCACAGATTTGAAGTCAAATTCCATCTACTTGCGCAGGGACCCAATTCAACAAAGCAACCGTTGCTTACCAACTTTTCGTTTTTCTATACAGCAACTCGCTGACAAATGCTTTCCATAATCCCACATAATCATCTTTTAATATTTGGTACACAACGCTTACTCTTTCTGTCACTAATTAATtgcaagaagataaaataaaaaaacaaaagaaaacaccaACAACAACACGACATCAGCAACTATAACATGAAAAGTTCGGAAAAATAACCCAACAACATCGAAGGTGTGTCTGATCAAAATTAAATCTACTCTTATGCCAATTACATACTTCAATTCCAATTAACTCAGTTCAGAACAAAATTAAAGGACATCAAGCAAACAATGAACAGCACAAAACTCGGGCTAGAATAAACCaatataaaaacttttttttttcttctccattCGCACCAATCCGCCTACTCGACTTCTTATATTAAAAGTGATTGGTGTATTTGTTTCAATACCCAAGATCCGGGGGTAACAATTCCATTTTTGTCTAAATTTCGGAGTAAATGGGCTTCTAGGTGTGGGATTTCCTTAGTGATTTTTTCAGGACCGTGGCTTGTCACATGAGTTTGAATTTCATATTTCCGTATGTGAAAAGAAGTATAAATATCTTCATAGACCAGACGTTCGCTGATGAGTACAGCATCTTCAGAATTGTAAATACTACAAAATGATTCCAAGTCACAGCAAACAGAATTCAAATTCCATCTAACGAAGATCATGAACAAAGTTAAGTAGTTAACCACGATAAATGATTCCTATTCCCCAGTCACAGAAAATAAGACATGCAGAACTAAAAATCATGAACAACTTAGGTTAAGGATCTTAATGATAAAAAGTCTATTATTGAATAATGTGTATTTCTTGATTCAAAATTGGTGTCTTAGGCATCAACAAGTTAACGACTGTGACTAGGACAAGTATAAAAGGATACTATAGGAGTATAGTAGATATAGTAGAAAAATTGATCTGATTAAAAACTATGATGAGTTAAATATCTCTTTAATAGAAGTTCCAATGATATACTGTGATAACTTCAGTGCAGTATTATTAGCTGTCAATCCTATTTTACATTATAAGTCTAAATATTTTAAGACATACTTGTATCTTTTTAGAAATcatgtaaataacaaagaaatcgGAATATACCAAATCTCAAAAACTGTGCAAGTGGATGATATTTTCACAAAGGTTATACACTCATAAAAATTTCTACACTTCAGAGACAAACTTAGCATTAGTGATCAAGGTCAAATCAGCACAGCAACAGCAGTTTTCTAGAAAGCATAATTTAGAGATGATGAAgatcaaagaaaaaagaaatagcttaaaaaataagaaaattagagataatgatAGGAGTTACGGTATGTATATATCTTAGTAAGGACTTTCTTAATTATAGTTAGTAATGGGTCAGCACAAATTAGTTAAAATTAGCTTAGTTATGGCTAGAGGTTAGTAAGAAGGAGTACATGCTAACAACTTATGTTAGTTAGTTTATCATAGTAATTTCCTTTCTCATTGTAATTCACTTGGCTTTCACCTCATGTCATAACAGAATCATCTCATTGTGATTGATTCAATGTATCTCTCAAccaattcctcttcttccttctctaccCTCTAAGGCTTGGGGTTTTTTATTTCAAACAAAATGATTCTAAGTCacacaaacaaaattcaaaatacaGCTAACAAAAATTATGAGCAATATTAAGTAATTAACCAAAACAAATTATTCCTATTTCTTAGTCACAGAAGATAAGATATTCAGAACCAAAAATCAAGCACAACTTTAAAATTTCAGAATTAGTAACCACAAGCATCAACAGCGCAAAACTCAGGCTAGAATACACACATAAATGAATACTATACAATTACAAGTTTCTTCAAATCCTCTACCAACTCTTTAGGGTTTAGTTATAGCAGCATACAACACAAAATATCTGTCTAACCTTAATACTTATAAAATTAAGCATACTACAGAACAAGAGCAGTTGGATAAGAGGGCCACCATCAACACCGAAACAATCACAAGCATACAGAACATGTGAATATTATTATaccaaacataataataaaatagctcTTCTAATGCATCTCCGAAAATATCCcaaataaagaaaactacataATCTGATCCACCTGGTTCAGAAAGCTACATACATTAGaaaaattaagaatcaactaagagaaaaataaaaagaaagcatggttGATTCGATTCAATTGACTGAGATGAAGAATCAAACAGGGCTGAGAAGCTGAGAGTTAAAATGTTAAACCTCAATATTCAAGTAACATGActccattattgttattattacaccCTTCTGATGTCACAAATTCAATACATATTATGGTCCGTTGACACTAGTGTATTCACAACTTGGCCTCATCATTCTGATTCATACCTTAAGTAGAAGAAAAAGTCCCAATAAGCTTTCATTACAATTTTTTACAAAGAGTTGGGGCTTTGGTTCGGAGTTCATGCCATTGATAATTACGAGAGGCATGAAGCCGTGAATCAGTTACATAGGCAGTGCAAATTTTAACAAAGTTCACCACAATGAGTAGCAACAAGCAAAAGCACTGAAGGAACACTCAGTAATATAGGTAGTTCAAATTTTAATAAACCTCATCATgatgattaacaacaacaaaaagaacTGAAAGAACAGTGAATCAGTAACATGGGCAGTGCAaatgtaaattttaaaagttatcaacttaaaatttatcatcaaatacaatCAGCAAGCAAAGATTATTCAAGCACTGACTGAGCATTCTGTTCTGATTCTGTGACTGAGAAGCAATAAATTCAGCAACAAGTGCTAGTTacagcaacaaatttaacaaatcctATTAAAGTACCGATTTACAGCAAAAATGCGAATTTATTGATTACCAATTCAGCAACATGCGGGAACACAGGGAGAAACATATGCAAATTAACCATGCACAGCCAGCTGTTTAATGCCTTTTTAATCAGAATAAACAACCAAAACTAGTGCATGGATGATATGCACATAAAATCAGATGAAAAAACCTGTTTACAGAGGTCTTCAAGGAACTCAGACTATGTACTGGGTTTCATGTCATTGAATTTAACAATGAATGAATGCTTGATGAGCTCAATTATCATTTCGCATACATATTACCATAGTTCTCACTCACTAACAACGTACCTCCTAATTGTCTATAAAACCCTTATCATAGGCATATcatatttcattaaaaaatcaaaacgcatacataaaatatttattagtgtTTAACCAATGCAACCCATTAAGTCCtaacaaaattagaatttaaatcaAAGGGATGCACTAATCATGGACTTCAACACCACATCTAACTTTCATAGTAAACAATCTCAAATACAATGATCACCAATATCCAGcgaataaacaataaatatacaGCAACAAGttagcaaataaacaagaacaagacctaaatagaaaatccaacaaatGAAGTCGCAGCAACCGAACAATTTGACAAATTAGAATAACAGCAgcccaacaatttagcaaatcaACTTAAGAAATTCAATaacagaaaatcacaacaaaaaaaaGGTAACACAAGAACACgaacaattagcaaattaagaAGTTCACAATAACAGTTTAAACATTTACCAGAAGAACACTAATGCAAGTGCAATCATCATGCTAACATGTTTTCTGCAAAGATGCTATTTGTACAGCTAAAATTTCTTAATTACTATgatccaattattctaatttcacatgcaatcaacttaataagtttctaaaagctagaaaGTATAAAACCAACCAGAAATATAGTTAAAGCaattcatcaaacatgttgagtgcggtaaaattaaaacgaaataagagaattcaaagcttgatttcatcgtgatagagaagagaacataactTTTGTAACTTTAATTTAGTCTACCAAAACATCCAAACCAATACCAAATAAAATAAGTACTTATTGTAATATAAATCATAGGTTGCAGAGTTTGAAgaagagtattggtgttgtgcgagtgtattgtctggtggcGGGTTTAGGGAACTTACGGCGGGGACAAAAGAGAGCAGTTTGAAGGCTGTGTGGAGCGCGCGGGTTggtcgcagagtttgaagcagagcaacgtggcttccagacgCACACGAACTCGAACGGTGAACGGCGATTGAACGCGAACGGTGAACGCCGAGCGAACGCGTACGGCGAAGAATGCGATCGAAAACGCGAACGTGAACGGCAAACAAACGGCGACGGAAGCGGggctgagcagacaaagacgacggacgcCGAGGTCGAGGAAGCAACCGCGATCGGTGACAGCAAACAGGAGTTGAAGATTTGGAGCACGAGGGACGCTAGATGACGGATGGCGAACTGTGAGTGCAACGGACGGCGGCAGTATGACACTCCTTGTGGCGGTGGTGTAGGCTTACAGTGCtagggttttgtggttgggtttgggtGATTTCTCTGACTGAAAGAAAGAAAcggagaaagggagaaagaaacgaaTGAGCTT is a window encoding:
- the LOC112783529 gene encoding protein FAR1-RELATED SEQUENCE 5-like, whose amino-acid sequence is MQLQFTDEEAVYRFYKTYAMMHGFAVRLDEVRRDSDGSVVSFYEEHSHELVAPLDVSMMPEYRTFSVSDKAQAKNLHDIGIRTCHILGYLATQKGGYANLPFNQKDMYNLITQYRKEKVKGGDANAAISYLRGKAGNDSYFFGKYTLSNENQLENLFWVDGTSRIDYECFGDVLTFDLTYNRNVYNKPLVIFSGSNHHGQTVVFGCGILVNEDIGSYKWLLETFLEAMGSKHPTAVVTDGDLSMREAIKQVFPSATQRLCAWHLHRNACEKVKNSGFLMDFKQLIYANVSVEEFKVRWEDMVARYNLSSNSWVVQTYEMRNLWALEYLRDQFFGRIRTTSQCEGINSLIKAYVRKKDTLLEFINNMETVVSHYRNNERVAEFNSKYTAPVLVTSLPTLEDFAAKTFTRKMFREVRKEIEGACAMNTELVIQDGGKLYFKCNIFGVPEIHHVVEFDRVRGILRCECVLGAECSRLMDLACKNSSDFVEAMNSVVDTITKLQKRGENPRNANLDDDCVGDPLVVKSKGAPKKNSKFKQQRKCSNCGVTGHYNKSCPNAPGRIPKEPVDDDTETNISSILPKRKRHDSVKNQHKMEKDSNIGGGTAPTSAAKSAFIDQVKTSSLGPNIPVCASTSNEESGMGSIPAGSSVVAPETGMAA